The following nucleotide sequence is from Bacteroidota bacterium.
ACCGCAAGGAAATGACAGGCAGTATGGACGAAGAAAAGGTTGCCTTTGTAAAAGATGAATTGAAAAGACTGCATGAACTCGAAAAACGCCGGGCTGCCATCCTTCAATCGATAGAGGAACAAGGCAAATTGGACGATACACTCCGCATAAGAATTGAAAAAGCAGAAACAATTACCGAGCTGGAAGATCTTTACCTGCCCTACAAACAAAAAAAGAAAACCAAAGCTTCCATTGCCCGCGAAAAGGGACTTGAACCGCTTGCTGTAATTATAATGAAGCAGCAGGAGACCGACATAGACTCTAAAGCCATAAGCTTCCTGAACGATAAGGTCGAAACAGTGGAGGAGGCCCTTCAGGGTGCGCGCGATATTATTGCCGAATGGGTTAACGAAAACAACCGGGCACGTAATGCCATCCGCAGGATATTTGATCAGGATGCACTTATTATTTCAAAAATAAGCAAAGGAAAAGAAGAGGAAGGGGCCAAATACAGCGACTATTTCGAGTTTGCAGAGCCACTTAAACGATGTCCTTCGCACAGGCTTCTGGCCATGCGGCGGGGTGAAGAGGAAGGGATTCTCAAACTTAGCATCGAACCTGACGAGCAAAAGGCCATTGATATACTCGATGAAATATTTGTAAAAGGATACTACGATGTGACAGAGCATGTAAGAATGGCTATTCGCGATTCCTATAAACGGCTGTTGGGCCCCTCTATCGAAACCGAGTTTCGGTCACTATCGAAGGAAAAGGCCGATGAGGCTGCTATACTTGTATTCAGCAAAAACCTGAAGCAATTGCTTATGGCTTCGCCACTTGGAGAAAAAAGAATTTTAGGTATAGATCCGGGTTTTCGAAGTGGTTGCAAACTGGTATGCATCGACAGCCAGGGAAACCTTTTAAACAATACCACCATTTTTCCGCATGCACCACAAAAAGAGTGGGGAAAAGCTCAGCAAAAGCTTTCGACTCTGGTGGAACAGTATAAAATTGAAGCCATAGCCATTGGAAATGGTACCGCCAGCCGCGAAACCGAAGAGCTCGTAAAATCGATCAGGTTTAAAACCGATATGCTCGTTTACATGGTAAGCGAAGCGGGGGCATCGGTTTATTCAGCCTCGAAGGTAGCACGCGAAGAATTTCCGGATTACGATGTTACTGTGCGCGGGGCTGTTTCTATCGGACGCCGGTTAATGGATCCGCTCGCTGAACTGGTAAAAATTGACCCCAAATCCATCGGAGTGGGGCAGTACCAACACGATGTGGAT
It contains:
- a CDS encoding RNA-binding transcriptional accessory protein; its protein translation is MSNFVAKVAKAASWNEQHVANTIRLLEEGATIPFISRYRKEMTGSMDEEKVAFVKDELKRLHELEKRRAAILQSIEEQGKLDDTLRIRIEKAETITELEDLYLPYKQKKKTKASIAREKGLEPLAVIIMKQQETDIDSKAISFLNDKVETVEEALQGARDIIAEWVNENNRARNAIRRIFDQDALIISKISKGKEEEGAKYSDYFEFAEPLKRCPSHRLLAMRRGEEEGILKLSIEPDEQKAIDILDEIFVKGYYDVTEHVRMAIRDSYKRLLGPSIETEFRSLSKEKADEAAILVFSKNLKQLLMASPLGEKRILGIDPGFRSGCKLVCIDSQGNLLNNTTIFPHAPQKEWGKAQQKLSTLVEQYKIEAIAIGNGTASRETEELVKSIRFKTDMLVYMVSEAGASVYSASKVAREEFPDYDVTVRGAVSIGRRLMDPLAELVKIDPKSIGVGQYQHDVDQVKLKESLDQVVESCVNAVGVELNTASKHLLTYVSGLGPQLAQNIVEYRKENGPFQSRTDLKKVPRLGPKAYEQAAGFLRIRGAKNPLDNSAVHPESYGIVDLMAKDLGAKITDLVASEELRKKIDLAKYLSDKTGMPTLKDIMAELAKPGRDPRSAIKVFEFDSGVHSIDDLKEGMVLPGIVTNITNFGAFVDVGVKQDGLVHISQLANRFISDPNEAVSLHQHVKVKVLEVDKGRKRIQLSMKDIS